A region from the Brassica napus cultivar Da-Ae chromosome C8, Da-Ae, whole genome shotgun sequence genome encodes:
- the LOC106433891 gene encoding uncharacterized protein LOC106433891 produces the protein MELELPKRVYAEGLEPQVKKINNCCRMELIRDLKKAMPAEYDDVKIDPVFKHIMAIAENNLKFSGKLVDSFLCKQLITSKMHEKWFIFARKPLRFSLQEYHTVTGLKISRESSCDVIKWKSDGGFWSELLRTGGKITLQSIKKVHLQEVHSWSRRDRMRLIYLCVIMGVVMGRDEKVNIPHMYIKLVMDLEKLRNFHWGLHSYDFLLSSIEKVRKKLGKKNSYIFEGFSYAFQIWIMEAIPDFGEICGSKVSDSFCGPRCGNWKGVAKVSYEDIIQLEESFTEKGDLFSVISVSGNGDVLRDADYTRKDEMEDERVELLLDRIKKNFDWSNTEWPVIEDEETEMEEADTESEADKSVDATDIAADVETSSVHVAGRGKRKIQDEGAESRKKKLLCKRTAEKKQSIDQETKSFIEGLVHSSISSLGDILRAQMASMESMFKERIGNMEIEVSQLREAISLRAEGSVPKSKTDEAAPKTKTAQAPAKKKVNQAQAQAPAKEKVLPKRKCRT, from the exons ATGGAGTTAGAGCTACCTAAGCGAGTGTATGCAGAGGGTTTAGAACCTCAGGTGAAGAAGATCAATAACTGCTGCCGCATGGAACTTATCAGAGATCTGAAGAAAGCTATGCCTGCGGAGTACGATGATGTCAAGATAGATCCTGTTTTCAAACATATCATGGCGATTGCGGAAAATAACCTCAAGTTTTCGGGGAAATTGGTGGATAGCTTCTTGTGTAAGCAGCTGATTACCTCGAAGATGCATGAGAAGTGGTTTATATTTGCAAGGAAGCCTCTCCGGTTTTCGCTTCAGGAGTACCACACTGTGACAGGCCTCAAGATCTCGCGGGAAAGTAGCTGTGACGTAATTAAATGGAAAAGTGATGGCGGATTTTGGAGTGAACTACTAAGGACAGGTGGTAAGATCACCTTGCAGTCGATCAAAAAGGTGCATCTACAAGAAGTTCACAGCTGGTCTCGGCGTGATAGGATGAGGTTGATCTACTTGTGTGTGATAATGGGTGTGGTGAtggggagagatgagaaggtgAACATCCCTCATATGTACATCAAGCTGGTGATGGATCTCGAGAAGCTTCGGAACTTCCATTGGGGTCTTCACTCCTACGACTTCTTACTGAGTTCCATTGAGAAGGTTAGGAAGAAGTTGGGTAAGAAGAACAGCTACATTTTCGAGGGGTTCTCCTATGCGTTCCAGATTTGGATTATGGAAGCAATTCCGGATTTTGGAGAAATATGTGGCAGCAAAGTCTCGGACAGTTTCTGCGGTCCAAGGTGTGGAAATTGGAAAGGAGTTGCAAAAGTTTCTTATGAAGACATCATTCAACTTGAGGAATCGTTTACTGAGAAG GGAGATTTGTTCTCGGTAATTTCAGTAAGTGGCAATGGTGATGTGTTGAGGGATGCTGATTATACAAGGAAGGATGAGATGGAAGATGAGCGTGTGGAGCTTCTTCTCGATAGGATTAAAAAGAACTTTGATTGGAGCAACACAGAATGGCCAGTTATAGAGGATGAAGAGACTGAGATGGAGGAAGCCGATACAGAGTCAGAAGCTGATAAGAGTGTGGATGCTACTGATATTGCAGCAGATGTGGAGACATCTTCGGTCCATGTTGCTGGAAGAGGCAAGAGAAAGATTCAGGATGAAGGAGCCGAGTcaagaaagaagaagttgttgTGTAAGCGAACAgcagaaaaaaaacagagtattgATCAAGAAACTAAGAGTTTCATTGAGGGTTTGGTCCACTCATCTATCAGTTCCTTGGGCGATATACTCAGAGCGCAAATGGCGAGTATGGAGAGCATGTTCAAAGAGAGGATCGGCAACATGGAGATCGAGGTTTCACAGCTCAGGGAAGCAATCAGTTTGAGGGCAGAAGGAAGCGTTCCTAAGAGCAAAACCGATGAAGCTGCGCCTAAGACCAAAACCGCTCAAGCTCCTGCAAAGAAAAAGGTCAATCAAGCTCAAGCTCAAGCTCCAGCAAAGGAAAAGGTACTTCCTAAAAGAAAGTGTAGAACTTGA
- the LOC106427511 gene encoding uncharacterized protein LOC106427511 produces the protein MSPPKLNDEEIDRAGEASADAALVYLRKEDWEKVSTWLIKSKPLRIGPSLLDAEIGTRLMDRTEWLHNSEIDAMMYVYRERTSLKRWKLHRVAFMSVVFSNMIKKEYESFKAGIRKYKLHDLLVQYGKGVLPPHGQTQEIWNVDVDRLYVPVHVSGNHWIALCISFVTRSIDVFDCSGRKRYKELDGFANLVPRIVKAVQPPSYQKDFTFAAYTVHYVPMGKLNKSACDCGVYTIKFIECHSLGLKLSMVNDGNIKEARHRILWDLWEAANDPELVERMSNYEPPECLTSTVEEIL, from the exons ATGTCCCCACCGAAGTTAAATGATGAGGAAATAGATCGAGCCGGAGAAGCCTCAGCAGATGCGGCATTGGTGTATCTTCGTAAAGAGGATTGGGAAAAAGTTAGCACTTGGTTAATTAAATCCAA ACCTCTACGGATTGGACCTTCATTGTTAGATGCTGAGATTGGTACTCGTCTTATGGATAGAACCGAGTGGCTTCACAACTCG GAGATTGACGCCATGATGTACGTATACAGGGAGAGAACATCTCTGAAACGATGGAAACTTCACCGTGTCGCCTTCATGTCTGTTGTCTTCAGCAACATGATTAAAAAGGAGTATGAGAGTTTCAAGGCGGGTATAAGAAAATACAAGCTTCATGATTTGCTAGTGCAGTACGGCAAAGGGGTCCTTCCACCACATGGACAGACACAAGAGATATGGAATGTAGATGTGGATCGACTGTATGTCCCTGTTCATGTTAGCGGGAATCATTGGATCGCATTGTGTATCAGTTTCGTGACGAGGAGCATTGATGTGTTTGATTGCTCGGGCAGAAAAAGGTACAAGGAATTGGATGGGTTCGCAAATCTTGTTCCTCGTATTGTCAAGGCAGTTCAGCCACCGAGTTACCAGAAGGACTTTACGTTCGCTGCATATACGGTTCACTATGTCCCCATGGGTAAGCTGAATAAAAGTGcatgtgattgtggtgtctatacAATAAAGTTCATCGAGTGCCACTCGCTTGGATTGAAGTTGTCGATGGTGAATGATGGTAACATCAAAGAAGCTCGCCACAGAATTTTGTGGGATCTATGGGAAGCGGCAAACGACCCGGAATTGGTTGAGAGGATGTCAAATTATGAACCTCCAGAGTGTCTCACTTCAACCGTAGAAGAGATTCTGTGA
- the LOC125591596 gene encoding uncharacterized protein LOC125591596 produces the protein MHIYTTCGLWELGATTGWIFEADGKGGRLLLVESNCTLDELKRMILEDFGMEEEIIADLELSYLPAELINTSGCPPVIIANDRQLHNFVRFVQKSASTRLCVTCKAKAENPNKEAFDLNKPPADPCTHEEKGNSFDNGDESAPVYAERQGNKKNEKRKGVAVDEDGDYDADTMISEKENIHKMSKFSLLHVVKVGQFFENKTLLKATFEMCAMKHNFDYQVIKTDRQLWYVRCADNACNWGVRAECLKDSSYFMIKKYVGKHTCAPSSKTKAGKTASAKTIGSLIMHKYVGVKEGPKCNDIIQIMRSDHGCEISKSLAWDAREYAISAVRGIPERSYGKIPKYLHMLREANPGTHTSYEIDGNENFRYLFIAFGQSIRGFNRVMRRVIVIDGTFLKNKYKGVLLVATALDGNSNLYPIAFGIVDSENERSWEWFMRQLKVVIADDHDLAFISDRHGSIAKAIENVYPSARHGICIHHLLNNVVTYFHGKGLAGLVSKASKAYRVSEFEKTFATVCNISPAIGDYLREADVQKWARCQFPGYRYDIRTTNPAESINSALRSPREYPVIPLLDSIREMLTQWFYERKKLISKHKHPLTKDVEKKIERRIGKGATFVVYPVSAGRLLVRGDKFDCLVDLDRRTCSCGKYTLMKIPCRHAIKAGFHVGREPHTLTDLMYTTGAWREAYEESINPIDVPEDAWSIPEDVKKVIVLPPQTRRSVGRKRKRRYETAEDKIRSSQISRRKQPRKCSRCGISGHNRATCQVPI, from the coding sequence ATGCATATCTATACAACATGTGGTCTTTGGGAATTAGGTGCAACTACGGGATGGATTTTTGAGGCTGATGGCAAAGGGGGTAGGCTATTGTTAGTGGAATCAAATTGTACTTTAGATGAATTAAAAAGGATGATTTTGGAGGATTTTGGTATGGAAGAAGAAATCATAGCCGATTTGGAGTTAAGTTATCTACCTGCTGAGTTGATCAATACTTCAGGATGTCCacctgtgatcattgcaaacGATCGTCAGCTTCATAATTTTGTTCGATTTGTTCAAAAGAGTGCTTCTACTCGATTGTGTGTAACATGTAAAGCCAAGGCTGAGAATCCGAATAAAGAAGCCTTTGATCTTAACAAACCGCCAGCTGATCCATGTACTCATGAAGAGAAAGGAAACTCGTTTGACAATGGGGACGAATCAGCTCCTGTGTATGCTGAGAGGCAGGGGAATAAGAAGAATGAAAAGCGGAAAGGAGTCGCAGTTGATGAGGATGGGGACTATGATGCTGATACCATGATCTCTGAAAAAGAGAACATACATAAAATGTCAAAGTTTTCTCTGCTCCATGTTGTTAAGGTCGGACAATTTTTTGAGAACAAAACTTTGTTGAAGGCGACTTTCGAGATGTGTGCAATGAAGCATAACTTTGACTACCAGGTTATCAAAACGGATAGACAACTTTGGTATGTTAGATGTGCAGATAATGCATGCAATTGGGGTGTTCGAGCAGAGTGTCTGAAGGATTCATCATATTTCATGATCAAGAAGTATGTCGGTAAACATACATGCGCACCTTCAAGCAAAACCAAAGCGGGTAAGACTGCTTCAGCAAAAACAATAGGCAGTCTGATTATGCATAAGTATGTAGGCGTCAAGGAAGGGCCGAAATGTAATGATATCATACAGATTATGCGTAGTGATCATGGATGCGAGATATCAAAATCTTTAGCATGGGATGCGCGTGAATATGCGATCAGTGCAGTTAGAGGTATTCCAGAGAGAAGTTATGGGAAAATACCAAAATACTTGCACATGCTGAGAGAGGCTAATCCAGGTACACACACATCCTATGAGATTGACGGAAATGAGAACTTTCGTTACCTATTTATTGCATTTGGGCAATCGATAAGAGGATTTAACAGAGTCATGAGGCGGGTTATTGTGATCGATGGGACCTTTTTGAAGAATAAATACAAAGGAGTTTTACTGGTTGCTACGGCTTTAGACGGAAATTCAAATTTGTATCCTATTGCGTTTGGAATAGTCGACTCAGAGAATGAGcgttcttgggaatggtttatgaGACAACTTAAGGTTGTCATTGCAGATGATCATGATTTGGCTTTTATTTCAGACAGACATGGGTCTATCGCTAAGGCAATTGAAAACGTGTATCCATCAGCCAGACACGGgatttgtattcatcatttgttgaataatgtgGTCACATATTTCCATGGGAAAGGACTTGCTGGGTTGGTTTCAAAGGCGTCCAAGGCTTATCGAGTTTCTGAGTTTGAGAAGACATTTGCTACTGTGTGTAATATCAGTCCGGCAATTGGAGATTATCTTAGGGAAGCTGATGTGCAAAAATGGGCTAGATGTCAATTCCCTGGATACAGATACGACATAAGGACAACCAATCCTGCTGAATCTATCAACTCTGCTTTGCGTTCACCGAGAGAGTATCCAGTCATCCCTTTGTTAGACAGTATCAGGGAAATGTTAACACAATGGTTTTATGAGCGTAAGAAACTGATTTCAAAGCATAAACATCCTCTGACTAAAGatgtagagaaaaaaatagagaggaGAATCGGGAAAGGCGCCACATTTGTAGTTTACCCTGTCAGTGCTGGTCGATTGCTTGTTAGAGGTGATAAATTCGACTGCTTAGTTGATTTGGATAGAAGGACTTGTTCATGTGGAAAGTACACCCTTATGAAGATCCCTTGTAGGCACGCAATTAAAGCTGGTTTTCATGTTGGAAGAGAGCCACACACATTGACTGATTTGATGTATACTACAGGAGCTTGGAGAGAAGCTTATGAAGAAAGCATAAATCCTATTGATGTTCCTGAGGATGCTTGGTCTATACCAGAAGATGTTAAGAAAGTCATTGTTTTACCACCACAGACAAGAAGATCAGttggaagaaaaagaaaacgcaGATATGAAACTGCGGAAGACAAAATTCGGTCATCGCAAATATCACGAAGAAAGCAGCCTCGGAAGTGTAGTAGATGTGGTATTAGTGGGCACAACAGAGCAACTTGTCAAGTACCAATATAG